One genomic region from Nocardia vinacea encodes:
- a CDS encoding 2-keto-4-pentenoate hydratase, with translation MLSDAVRIELADELEAAERDRVGIDPLIARHPDIDVVDAYEIQLINIRRKLDNGAKVVGHKVGLSSLAMQQMMGVDEPDYGHLLADMEVFEDVPVETSRYLIPRVEVEVGFVLGADLPGEECTEADVLAATVAYAPSIELIDSRIKDWKIGLADTISDNASSAGFVLGAPRVAPKELDIKAIDAVLTRNGEVVAEGRSDAVLGDPVIAVAWLARKVASFGVRLKAGDIVLPGSCTRAIDARAGDSFHAEFAGLGSVRLQFK, from the coding sequence GTGCTGTCCGACGCGGTACGAATCGAATTGGCCGATGAGCTCGAGGCCGCCGAACGCGATCGGGTCGGCATCGACCCGCTCATCGCCAGGCATCCCGATATCGATGTCGTCGACGCCTACGAGATCCAGCTGATCAATATCCGGCGCAAACTCGACAACGGCGCGAAGGTGGTCGGGCACAAGGTCGGACTTTCGTCGCTGGCCATGCAGCAGATGATGGGTGTGGACGAACCCGATTACGGTCATCTGCTCGCGGATATGGAGGTCTTCGAGGACGTTCCCGTCGAGACCTCGCGCTATCTGATTCCGCGAGTCGAGGTCGAGGTCGGATTCGTGCTCGGCGCGGATCTGCCCGGCGAAGAATGCACCGAGGCCGATGTGCTCGCCGCGACGGTCGCCTACGCGCCGTCTATCGAGCTGATCGATTCGCGGATCAAGGACTGGAAGATCGGACTGGCCGACACCATTTCCGATAACGCGTCCTCGGCCGGTTTCGTGCTGGGTGCGCCGCGGGTTGCGCCGAAAGAACTGGATATCAAGGCCATTGACGCCGTGCTAACCCGAAATGGTGAGGTGGTCGCGGAGGGTCGCAGCGATGCGGTGCTCGGCGATCCGGTGATCGCGGTGGCCTGGTTGGCGCGCAAGGTCGCCAGTTTCGGGGTGCGGTTGAAGGCGGGCGACATTGTGCTGCCCGGTTCCTGCACCCGTGCCATCGATGCCCGCGCGGGCGATTCGTTCCACGCCGAGTTCGCCGGACTCGGTTCTGTCCGTTTGCAATTCAAATAG
- a CDS encoding FAD-binding protein, producing MSSDLQAIAGGEWDLTADVVVVGYGAAGAAAALEATEAGAQVLVLERFAGGGASALSGGIIYAGGGTSVQHEAGVRDTPEQMLAYLEREVGTAVTPETLRRFVDESPALIEWLKGHGVPFEASLCPYKTSYPNDSYYLYYSGSEVSGYGREVATPAQRGHRVKGKGTSGKKLTGPLAASASRRGIRVETLTQATRLITDDNGTVIGVECESLRDAPGRVRDRYARMAKIAAKPGIYYPPLRKAMERQLAKLDRRYRTRIRIQARRGVVLSAGGFIANREMLREYGPQYRSGLALGTTGDDGSGIRMAERVGAATDRMGNISAWRFILPPSAFTGSVLVDAEGRRVIDETRYGAAVGHALITEHGGKGWLLADDGLMRTAISQIRTQSAWFQRGQFEAMRRNAVRGETLDAVAAKAGINADGLRATVAEHNAAIANGAPDPVGKPAEFTKTVGAGPFWLLDVGIKPSVVNPCPMLTLGGVVVDEGTGAVKSAAGTDIPGLYAAGRTAVGICSDSYVSGLSLADCIFSGRRAGRFAAGAEVLSRAAVPEATTVEGN from the coding sequence GTGTCGAGCGACCTGCAAGCAATCGCCGGCGGCGAATGGGACCTGACCGCCGACGTAGTCGTCGTCGGCTACGGCGCAGCGGGGGCCGCGGCCGCGCTGGAAGCGACCGAGGCGGGTGCGCAGGTGCTGGTGCTGGAGCGTTTCGCCGGTGGCGGGGCGTCGGCGTTGTCCGGCGGCATCATCTACGCGGGCGGCGGCACCTCGGTGCAGCACGAGGCCGGGGTGCGCGATACGCCGGAGCAGATGCTGGCATATCTCGAGCGTGAGGTCGGCACGGCGGTCACGCCCGAGACGCTGCGGCGGTTTGTGGACGAGAGTCCGGCGCTGATCGAGTGGCTGAAGGGGCACGGTGTGCCGTTCGAGGCGTCGCTGTGTCCGTACAAGACGTCGTATCCGAACGACAGCTACTACCTCTACTACTCCGGTAGTGAGGTCTCCGGTTACGGCCGCGAGGTCGCGACGCCAGCGCAGCGCGGACACCGGGTCAAGGGCAAGGGCACGTCGGGCAAGAAGCTCACCGGTCCGCTCGCCGCCTCGGCGTCGCGACGCGGGATTCGGGTGGAAACCCTCACGCAGGCAACGCGATTGATCACCGATGACAACGGCACCGTGATCGGCGTCGAATGTGAGTCACTGCGCGACGCCCCCGGGCGGGTCCGGGATCGCTACGCCCGCATGGCGAAAATCGCTGCCAAGCCGGGCATTTACTATCCGCCGCTGCGCAAGGCGATGGAGCGTCAGCTCGCGAAGCTCGATCGCCGGTACCGCACGAGAATTCGGATTCAGGCCCGTCGCGGTGTGGTGCTCAGCGCGGGCGGATTCATCGCGAATCGGGAGATGCTGCGGGAGTACGGGCCGCAATACCGCAGCGGACTCGCGCTCGGGACCACCGGTGATGACGGCAGCGGCATCCGGATGGCCGAGCGGGTCGGTGCGGCGACGGATCGGATGGGCAATATCTCGGCGTGGCGATTCATCTTGCCGCCCAGTGCCTTTACCGGTTCGGTCCTGGTCGATGCGGAGGGTCGTCGGGTCATCGATGAGACCCGCTACGGTGCCGCGGTCGGCCACGCACTGATCACCGAACACGGCGGCAAGGGTTGGCTGCTCGCCGACGACGGACTCATGCGCACCGCGATCTCACAGATTCGGACGCAGTCGGCCTGGTTCCAGCGCGGACAGTTCGAGGCGATGCGGCGCAATGCCGTGCGTGGCGAAACTCTGGATGCCGTTGCGGCGAAGGCCGGTATCAATGCCGACGGGTTGCGCGCCACCGTCGCCGAGCACAATGCCGCGATCGCGAACGGTGCGCCCGATCCGGTCGGCAAGCCCGCCGAATTCACCAAAACTGTGGGGGCCGGGCCGTTCTGGTTGCTGGATGTGGGTATCAAACCGAGCGTCGTCAATCCGTGCCCGATGCTCACCCTCGGCGGAGTCGTCGTCGATGAGGGCACCGGGGCGGTGAAATCCGCTGCAGGAACCGATATTCCCGGCCTGTACGCGGCCGGCCGGACGGCGGTCGGTATCTGCTCGGACTCCTATGTCAGTGGATTGTCCCTGGCCGACTGCATTTTCTCCGGTCGGCGTGCGGGCAGATTCGCGGCAGGCGCCGAAGTGCTTTCGCGGGCAGCGGTGCCCGAAGCGACAACAGTGGAAGGAAACTAG
- the kstD gene encoding 3-oxosteroid 1-dehydrogenase — MFYMTDREYDVVVVGSGAAGMTAALAAAHHGLSAVIIEKAAHYGGSTARSGGGVWIPGNKALKASGRPDDREDARTYLHSIVGDVVPKDRIDTYIDRGAEAFDFVLDHTPLKMKWVPGYSDYYPEAPGGLGQGRSCEPAPFNAKTLGEERFNLEPPYAKAPLNVVVMQADFVRLNLIRRHPKGIMRAMRVGARTYFAKWTGKHILGMGQAIIAAMRKGLIDANVPLLLNTPLTELIVENGVVTGVEAEHNGETVRFTAKYGVVLGSGGFEHNAEMRTKYQRQPITTEWTTGAAANTGDGINAGMEVGGAVDFMEDSWWGPTIFKGGRPWFALAERNLPGTIMVNADGKRFGNESAPYVEAVHTMYGGEYGQGEGPGENIPAWLVFDQRYRNRYIFAGLQPGQRFPSRWMENDLIVKADSLAELATKIGVPAENLTSTVERFNKFAETGKDEDFGRGNSHYDRYYGDPTVKPNPCLAGLVQGPFYAAKIVPGDLGTKGGLVADTAGRVLREDGTVIEGLYASGNSATPVMGHTYAGPGATIGPAITFGYLAVLDIAERKKQQSAKATAEA, encoded by the coding sequence GTGTTCTACATGACTGATCGGGAATACGATGTGGTGGTGGTCGGCAGCGGTGCCGCCGGGATGACCGCCGCCCTCGCCGCTGCCCACCACGGGCTGAGCGCGGTGATCATTGAGAAAGCCGCGCACTACGGCGGGTCGACCGCACGCTCCGGGGGTGGCGTGTGGATCCCTGGCAACAAAGCGCTCAAAGCCTCCGGCCGTCCCGATGACCGAGAGGACGCCCGCACCTACCTGCACAGCATCGTCGGCGATGTGGTGCCGAAGGACCGGATCGACACGTACATCGACCGTGGTGCGGAGGCCTTCGACTTCGTCCTCGACCACACCCCACTGAAGATGAAGTGGGTGCCCGGCTACTCCGACTACTACCCGGAGGCCCCCGGCGGCCTGGGCCAGGGCCGCTCGTGCGAGCCCGCGCCGTTCAATGCCAAGACCCTCGGCGAAGAGCGGTTCAACCTGGAGCCGCCGTATGCCAAGGCCCCGCTCAATGTCGTCGTCATGCAGGCCGACTTCGTCCGGCTCAACCTGATCCGTCGCCACCCGAAGGGCATCATGCGGGCCATGCGAGTCGGCGCGCGCACCTACTTCGCCAAGTGGACCGGTAAGCACATTCTCGGCATGGGGCAGGCGATTATCGCTGCCATGCGCAAGGGGCTCATCGACGCGAATGTGCCGCTGCTGCTGAACACTCCGCTGACCGAACTCATTGTGGAGAACGGCGTGGTCACCGGCGTCGAGGCCGAGCACAACGGCGAGACCGTGCGGTTCACCGCCAAATACGGTGTGGTGCTCGGCAGCGGTGGTTTCGAGCACAACGCCGAAATGCGCACCAAATACCAGCGCCAGCCCATCACCACCGAGTGGACCACGGGTGCGGCCGCCAATACCGGCGACGGCATCAATGCGGGGATGGAAGTCGGCGGCGCGGTCGACTTCATGGAGGATTCCTGGTGGGGGCCGACCATCTTCAAGGGCGGAAGGCCGTGGTTCGCGCTGGCCGAGCGGAATCTGCCCGGCACCATCATGGTCAACGCCGACGGTAAGCGATTCGGAAATGAGTCCGCTCCTTACGTCGAGGCTGTGCACACCATGTACGGCGGCGAATACGGGCAGGGTGAGGGTCCGGGCGAGAACATCCCCGCATGGTTGGTGTTCGACCAGCGCTACCGGAACCGCTACATCTTCGCCGGACTGCAGCCTGGTCAGCGGTTTCCGTCCCGCTGGATGGAAAACGACCTGATTGTCAAGGCCGACAGCCTCGCGGAGTTGGCTACCAAGATCGGCGTGCCCGCCGAGAATCTGACGTCGACCGTCGAGCGGTTCAACAAGTTCGCCGAGACCGGCAAGGATGAGGATTTCGGCCGCGGCAACAGCCACTACGACCGGTACTACGGCGATCCGACCGTGAAGCCGAACCCGTGCCTTGCCGGGCTCGTGCAGGGTCCGTTCTACGCGGCCAAGATCGTGCCGGGCGACCTCGGCACCAAGGGCGGCCTGGTCGCCGACACCGCCGGGCGGGTCCTGCGCGAGGACGGCACCGTGATCGAGGGTCTGTACGCCTCCGGCAATAGCGCGACCCCCGTGATGGGTCATACGTACGCGGGCCCCGGCGCAACCATCGGCCCCGCGATCACTTTCGGCTACCTGGCGGTGCTGGATATCGCCGAGCGCAAGAAGCAGCAGTCGGCCAAGGCCACCGCCGAGGCGTAG
- a CDS encoding MaoC family dehydratase, whose protein sequence is MPIDPNIALGAELPSGEFAWTPSEVQLYHLGLGAGGRWTDPAELRYVDDRAPQVLPTFATVAPTFHDTEPPKVQFPGIDIDLAKVVHGHQEIEVHRPIPAAGKATITRRITELWDKGSAAVVVQEHTITGSDGEPLWTARSSIFAKGEGGFGGERGPSTKAELPDRAPDFDVTTPTLPQQALLYRMCGDRNPLHSDPEFARAAGFPNPILHGLCTYGIVCKTATDTVLDSDASRVTGFRARFAGVLYPGETIRTRIWRTDGELIISATVADRADAPVLADVSLRFT, encoded by the coding sequence ATGCCCATCGACCCGAATATCGCGCTCGGCGCGGAGCTTCCAAGTGGGGAGTTCGCCTGGACACCGTCCGAAGTGCAGCTGTACCACCTGGGTCTCGGGGCGGGCGGACGCTGGACGGATCCGGCCGAACTACGCTACGTCGACGACCGCGCCCCGCAGGTGCTGCCGACCTTCGCGACCGTGGCACCCACCTTCCACGACACCGAGCCGCCGAAGGTGCAGTTCCCCGGCATCGATATCGATCTGGCCAAGGTCGTGCACGGCCACCAGGAGATCGAAGTGCACCGCCCGATTCCGGCCGCGGGCAAGGCCACCATCACCAGGCGCATCACCGAACTCTGGGATAAAGGCTCCGCCGCCGTCGTGGTGCAGGAGCATACGATCACCGGCTCCGACGGCGAACCGCTCTGGACCGCACGCTCATCCATTTTCGCCAAGGGTGAGGGCGGCTTCGGCGGCGAACGCGGCCCGAGCACCAAGGCCGAACTCCCCGACCGCGCCCCGGATTTCGACGTCACCACACCCACCCTCCCGCAGCAGGCCCTGCTGTACCGCATGTGCGGCGACCGCAACCCGTTGCACTCGGATCCCGAATTCGCCCGCGCCGCAGGCTTCCCCAACCCGATCCTGCACGGCCTGTGCACCTACGGCATCGTCTGCAAAACCGCCACCGACACCGTGCTCGATTCGGACGCGAGCCGCGTCACCGGCTTCCGCGCCCGCTTCGCCGGTGTCCTCTACCCGGGCGAAACCATCCGCACCCGAATCTGGCGCACCGATGGCGAGCTCATCATCAGCGCCACCGTCGCCGACCGCGCCGACGCCCCCGTCCTCGCCGACGTCAGCCTGCGCTTCACCTGA
- a CDS encoding substrate-binding domain-containing protein codes for MEAKAGLSRGHRRIGYAMPAHPGFRQMAEGRLRSVTDACAAAGLDAPDNLAVIGADDIPTARLSTPPLTTVHFDLHQVGKQHAQAVVAGLSGDDSQPTFVPIIPRLVQRAST; via the coding sequence GTGGAAGCAAAGGCGGGGCTCAGCCGAGGGCATCGGCGCATCGGCTACGCGATGCCGGCACATCCCGGGTTTCGACAGATGGCCGAAGGACGCCTGCGCAGCGTCACCGACGCCTGCGCGGCGGCCGGCCTCGACGCCCCCGACAACCTCGCGGTGATCGGAGCCGATGACATCCCCACCGCGCGGCTGTCGACGCCACCGCTCACCACGGTCCACTTCGACCTGCATCAAGTCGGCAAGCAACACGCCCAGGCAGTCGTCGCCGGCTTGTCCGGCGACGACTCCCAGCCGACCTTCGTGCCGATCATCCCGCGGCTCGTTCAGCGTGCATCCACATGA
- a CDS encoding DUF58 domain-containing protein, which translates to MAGGARHRDMSAAVEAELRWRPAPLVFMLAVAAAVALLLAVVLGRWQLVVFAAPLLGVLATAPWQQSKTRIQVDGGGTLRCFETEEVVMTIGAFVESGHALLRLKPEKFAGLGIDIEEASDSGTAPAGLRLALTADRWGRYPLSVRVTAQSPAGLSVASAVLPAGQLFVYPITDPQRMKLPRTELPERLGTHLTRKHGPGVEYADIRAYAPGDQLRIVNWPVSARRGRLYVTERLTNRSADVVVLVDTSQQAPGPATDSLELSVRGAAQVVQSTLQAGDRTAVVCLGQSPRWLRPDIGRRQFYRIVDTVLDVGDEHIPTTGTLAPHAAVPLGAIIVAFSTLLDTQFALALIDLRKRGHVVVVVDVLRGTPFHEHLDPTLARMWNLERASMYRDMGTVGVDIVAWTEDARLDQVMRLIPDHRRTVRVRR; encoded by the coding sequence ATGGCGGGTGGGGCGCGGCATCGGGATATGAGCGCCGCCGTCGAGGCCGAATTGCGCTGGCGTCCAGCGCCCTTGGTGTTCATGCTGGCGGTGGCCGCGGCCGTGGCGCTGCTACTCGCGGTGGTGCTCGGCCGCTGGCAGTTGGTCGTATTCGCGGCTCCGCTGCTCGGTGTGCTCGCCACCGCGCCGTGGCAGCAGTCGAAGACCCGGATCCAGGTGGACGGTGGCGGCACGCTGCGGTGTTTCGAGACGGAGGAGGTCGTGATGACGATCGGTGCCTTCGTAGAATCGGGTCACGCGTTGCTTCGGTTGAAACCGGAGAAGTTCGCGGGACTCGGGATCGACATCGAGGAGGCGAGCGATTCCGGGACGGCGCCCGCCGGGCTGCGGCTGGCTCTGACGGCGGACCGCTGGGGTCGCTATCCGCTGTCGGTGCGGGTCACCGCGCAGAGCCCGGCGGGACTGTCCGTGGCCTCCGCGGTGCTGCCCGCGGGGCAACTGTTCGTCTACCCGATCACCGACCCTCAGCGAATGAAGTTGCCGCGCACCGAACTTCCCGAACGGCTCGGCACCCACCTCACCCGCAAGCACGGTCCCGGAGTGGAGTACGCCGATATCCGCGCCTACGCGCCCGGTGATCAGCTTCGCATCGTGAACTGGCCGGTGAGTGCGCGGCGCGGGCGACTATATGTCACCGAGCGGCTGACGAACCGATCCGCGGATGTGGTTGTGCTGGTGGATACTTCGCAGCAGGCGCCGGGTCCGGCCACCGATTCGCTCGAGCTGTCGGTGCGCGGTGCGGCACAGGTGGTGCAGTCGACGCTGCAGGCCGGTGACCGCACCGCGGTGGTCTGCCTCGGCCAGTCACCGCGCTGGCTGCGCCCCGATATCGGGCGGCGGCAGTTCTATCGGATCGTGGATACCGTGCTGGACGTCGGCGATGAGCACATTCCGACCACCGGCACCTTGGCGCCGCATGCGGCCGTGCCACTCGGTGCGATCATCGTCGCCTTCTCCACACTGCTGGACACCCAGTTCGCGCTCGCGCTGATCGATCTGCGCAAGCGCGGACACGTAGTGGTGGTCGTGGATGTCTTGCGCGGCACCCCCTTCCACGAACATCTCGATCCGACCCTGGCGCGGATGTGGAATCTGGAGCGCGCCTCGATGTATCGGGATATGGGAACCGTCGGCGTCGATATCGTGGCCTGGACCGAAGACGCCCGACTGGATCAGGTCATGCGATTGATCCCCGACCATCGCCGAACCGTAAGGGTGCGCCGATGA